In Rhodothermus marinus DSM 4252, a single genomic region encodes these proteins:
- the metG gene encoding methionine--tRNA ligase has product MDETRFDRILVTAALPYANGPIHIGHLAGAYLPADLYCRYQRLKGRDVLFICGSDELGVAILMRALEEGTTPQAIVDRYHPMIRDSFARFGMSFDYYGRTTSPVHFETSQDFFRRLDEKGVFKLKTEKQLYDPEAGIFLADRFVRGTCPICGYEDAYGDQCERCGSSLSPTDLINPRSVLSNATPELRETTHWYLPLGDFQPKLEAWIATHPEWKPNVLGQVRSWLQQGLRDRAVTRDIPWGVPVPEDVARRHGVPAEGKVLYVWFDAPIGYISATREWAQQKGDPEAWRRYWQDERTRLIHFIGKDNIVFHCLMFPAMLMAHGEFVLPDNVPANEFLNLEGRKLSTSRGWAVWLHEYLEEFPPDLLRYALATMLPETRDADFSWKEFQQRVNAELADILGNFVHRTLTFAQRFAERRVPPLRNPRSVDEEVLRELATFPERIGSAYEQFRFREAVQETMNLARLGNKYFNDTEPWHTRKTDPQACANTIHVSLQICAALGILMEPVLPFAAARLREMLRLEGVRSSTPGGEGQLGWDDAARPLLPEGHEIGRPEILFTKIEDEVIERQIARLEARAQQAAAKTDGPPYAPLKPEIVYDDFDRLDLRVGRVEKAERVPKSKKLLRLEVDLGFEKRQILAGVAEQMAPEDLEGRRVVVVANLKPRKMMGLESQGMLLMAEDREGRLVPVTAESEPGAVVR; this is encoded by the coding sequence ATGGACGAAACCCGATTCGACCGCATTCTGGTAACGGCGGCCCTGCCTTATGCGAACGGTCCCATTCACATCGGCCATCTGGCCGGGGCCTACCTGCCGGCCGATCTGTACTGCCGCTACCAGCGCCTCAAGGGCCGCGACGTGCTGTTCATCTGCGGATCGGACGAACTGGGCGTGGCCATCCTGATGCGGGCGCTCGAAGAGGGCACCACCCCGCAGGCCATCGTGGATCGCTATCACCCGATGATCCGCGACAGCTTCGCCCGCTTCGGGATGAGCTTCGATTACTACGGGCGCACCACCTCGCCCGTGCACTTCGAAACGAGCCAGGACTTCTTCCGACGGCTGGACGAAAAAGGCGTCTTCAAACTGAAAACCGAAAAGCAGCTCTACGACCCGGAGGCCGGTATCTTTCTGGCCGACCGGTTCGTGCGGGGCACCTGTCCGATCTGTGGCTACGAAGACGCCTACGGCGATCAGTGCGAGCGCTGCGGCTCGTCGCTGAGCCCGACCGACCTGATCAACCCGCGCAGTGTGCTTTCGAACGCCACGCCCGAGCTGCGAGAGACCACGCACTGGTACCTGCCGCTGGGCGACTTTCAGCCGAAGCTCGAGGCCTGGATCGCCACGCATCCGGAGTGGAAGCCGAACGTGCTGGGACAGGTGCGGAGCTGGCTCCAGCAGGGGCTGCGCGATCGGGCCGTCACGCGCGACATCCCCTGGGGCGTGCCGGTGCCCGAAGACGTGGCCCGTCGGCACGGCGTCCCGGCCGAAGGCAAGGTGCTCTACGTCTGGTTCGACGCGCCCATCGGTTACATCTCGGCCACGCGCGAGTGGGCGCAGCAGAAAGGCGACCCCGAAGCCTGGCGGCGCTACTGGCAGGACGAGCGCACGCGGCTGATTCATTTCATCGGGAAAGACAACATCGTCTTTCACTGTCTGATGTTTCCCGCCATGCTCATGGCGCATGGCGAATTCGTGCTGCCCGACAACGTGCCGGCCAACGAGTTTCTGAACCTGGAAGGCCGCAAGCTCTCGACCAGCCGCGGCTGGGCCGTCTGGCTGCACGAATACCTGGAGGAGTTTCCGCCGGACCTGCTCCGCTATGCGCTGGCAACCATGCTGCCGGAGACGCGCGACGCGGACTTCAGCTGGAAGGAGTTTCAGCAGCGCGTCAATGCGGAGCTGGCCGACATTCTGGGCAACTTCGTGCACCGCACGCTGACCTTCGCGCAGCGGTTTGCCGAAAGGCGGGTGCCGCCGCTGCGCAATCCGCGATCGGTGGACGAGGAGGTGCTCCGGGAGCTGGCCACCTTCCCGGAGCGCATCGGCTCGGCCTACGAGCAGTTCCGCTTCCGGGAAGCCGTGCAGGAGACGATGAATCTGGCGCGGCTGGGCAACAAGTACTTCAACGATACCGAACCCTGGCACACGCGCAAGACCGATCCGCAGGCCTGCGCCAACACGATCCACGTCTCGCTGCAGATCTGCGCAGCGCTCGGCATTCTGATGGAGCCGGTGTTGCCGTTTGCCGCTGCGCGGCTGCGCGAAATGCTCCGGCTCGAAGGCGTGCGGTCCAGCACGCCGGGTGGGGAGGGTCAGCTGGGGTGGGACGATGCCGCCCGGCCGCTTCTGCCCGAAGGCCACGAAATCGGTCGGCCGGAGATTCTGTTTACCAAGATCGAAGATGAAGTGATCGAACGTCAGATTGCCCGTCTGGAAGCGCGGGCGCAGCAGGCGGCCGCAAAGACCGACGGGCCGCCGTACGCGCCGCTCAAGCCGGAGATCGTCTACGACGACTTCGACCGCCTGGATCTTAGGGTAGGACGCGTCGAAAAAGCCGAGCGCGTGCCAAAATCTAAAAAGCTGCTGCGTCTGGAGGTGGACCTGGGCTTTGAAAAGCGCCAGATTCTGGCCGGAGTGGCCGAGCAGATGGCACCCGAAGACCTGGAGGGGCGGCGCGTGGTGGTGGTGGCCAACCTGAAGCCCCGCAAGATGATGGGACTCGAGAGCCAGGGCATGCTGCTCATGGCCGAGGATCGAGAGGGCCGCCTGGTGCCCGTCACGGCCGAGAGCGAGCCCGGCGCCGTGGTGCGGTGA
- the hisB gene encoding imidazoleglycerol-phosphate dehydratase HisB, translating into MAATPTFTPRTASRRRTTGETDVEVSLTLDGTGRSDCQTGVGFLDHMLTLWAHHGGFDLAVRCQGDLHVDEHHSVEDVAITLGQTFAEALGDKAYIARYGHAYVPMDETLARAVVDLSGRFYFVFAADFDRPTVGDLATELVSHFWYSFAEQVRCNLHIQVLYGQNTHHKIEAIFKAVARALREAVRRDVQFGSVRSTKGVL; encoded by the coding sequence ATGGCTGCCACGCCGACTTTTACGCCCCGCACGGCTTCCCGTCGCCGCACTACCGGCGAAACCGATGTCGAGGTCTCGCTCACGCTCGACGGTACCGGCCGCTCCGACTGCCAGACCGGCGTCGGGTTTCTGGACCACATGCTGACGCTGTGGGCGCACCACGGCGGCTTCGACCTTGCCGTCCGCTGCCAGGGCGATCTGCACGTAGACGAGCACCACTCGGTTGAGGACGTGGCGATCACGCTGGGCCAGACCTTTGCCGAAGCGCTGGGCGACAAGGCCTACATTGCCCGCTACGGTCACGCCTACGTGCCGATGGACGAGACACTGGCCCGGGCCGTCGTGGACCTTTCCGGCCGCTTTTACTTTGTGTTTGCGGCCGACTTCGATCGGCCCACGGTCGGTGACCTGGCCACCGAACTGGTCTCGCACTTCTGGTATTCCTTTGCGGAACAGGTGCGCTGCAACCTCCATATTCAGGTGCTCTACGGCCAGAACACGCACCATAAGATCGAAGCCATTTTCAAAGCCGTTGCGCGCGCACTGCGCGAGGCCGTGCGGCGCGACGTGCAATTCGGTTCGGTACGCTCAACCAAAGGGGTCCTATGA
- the proC gene encoding pyrroline-5-carboxylate reductase: protein MSTALQLANQTIAIIGAGNIGRALIGGLLRGHELAPEQIRATRRNPAALEALQEEFPGIQTTTNNLLAVRDATLVVLAVKPQNAREVIEEIRAHVQPEALILSVLAGLTTATIERLFGRPLPIVRAMPNTPALVDEGATALAAGAHARPEHLELCRQIFEAVGKVEIVPEYLMDAVTGLSGSGPAYVFMFIEALTDAGVKQGLPRPVAFRLAAQTVYGAAKLVLETGRHPAILRDEVTTPGGTAIAAVAELEAHGLRTMLINAVATATRRSQELSQLNNHD from the coding sequence ATGAGCACAGCCCTGCAACTGGCCAATCAGACGATTGCCATCATCGGCGCTGGCAACATCGGCCGTGCTTTGATCGGCGGCCTGCTGCGCGGCCACGAACTGGCCCCCGAGCAGATCCGCGCCACACGGCGCAATCCGGCTGCCCTCGAAGCGCTGCAGGAGGAATTTCCGGGCATCCAGACCACCACGAACAACCTGCTGGCCGTGCGCGACGCCACGCTGGTGGTACTGGCCGTCAAGCCACAGAACGCCCGGGAAGTGATCGAGGAAATCCGGGCGCACGTGCAGCCCGAAGCGCTGATCCTCTCGGTGCTGGCGGGCCTGACGACGGCCACCATCGAGCGGCTTTTCGGGCGGCCGCTGCCGATCGTGCGGGCCATGCCCAACACGCCCGCGCTCGTCGATGAAGGCGCCACGGCGCTGGCGGCCGGCGCCCATGCCCGGCCCGAACACCTGGAGCTCTGCCGCCAGATTTTCGAGGCGGTCGGCAAGGTCGAAATCGTGCCCGAGTACCTGATGGACGCCGTCACCGGGCTTTCCGGAAGCGGCCCGGCCTACGTGTTCATGTTCATCGAAGCGCTGACCGACGCGGGCGTCAAGCAGGGGCTGCCCCGCCCGGTCGCCTTCCGGCTGGCGGCACAGACCGTCTACGGCGCGGCCAAGCTCGTGCTGGAAACCGGCCGCCATCCGGCCATCCTGCGCGACGAGGTGACCACGCCGGGCGGTACGGCCATCGCGGCCGTGGCCGAACTCGAAGCGCACGGGTTGCGCACCATGCTGATCAACGCCGTCGCCACGGCCACGCGCCGCTCCCAGG